In Deltaproteobacteria bacterium, one DNA window encodes the following:
- a CDS encoding galactose mutarotase, protein MQAREGEPVLTLRNRRGSEASFSARGAALTRFRVAGADVVLGFDAPARYDAAHPYLGVIAGRFANRIARGRFDLDGREHALAPNDGAHHLHGGPDGMSHRLWSGESDGDALRFRIASPDGDQGYPGRLEAEASYTLDDDDALRIELRARCDRATIVSLASHAYWNLRDGGASPILDHELWLDADAYLPVDAAGIPTGELRGVRGTPFDFTRPTRIGAQIAAAERLALRGGYDHCFALRGSGLRRVARLRDPSSGRALEVETTQPGVQLYTGNFLDGTLIGHGGAVYRRHHGLCLETQAYPDAPNHPSFPSARLDPGAEYAHTTIYRVTEA, encoded by the coding sequence ATGCAGGCGAGGGAAGGCGAGCCGGTGCTCACGCTGCGCAACCGCCGCGGCAGCGAGGCGAGCTTCAGCGCGCGCGGCGCCGCGCTGACGCGATTTCGCGTCGCCGGCGCAGACGTCGTGCTGGGCTTCGACGCCCCCGCGCGCTACGACGCGGCGCATCCCTACCTGGGCGTGATCGCCGGGCGCTTCGCGAATCGCATCGCCCGAGGGCGTTTCGATCTCGACGGTCGCGAGCACGCGCTCGCACCCAACGACGGCGCGCACCACCTGCACGGCGGACCCGACGGCATGTCGCACCGGCTCTGGTCCGGCGAGAGCGACGGCGACGCGCTGCGCTTCCGCATCGCGAGCCCCGACGGCGACCAGGGCTACCCGGGGCGGCTCGAGGCCGAGGCGAGCTACACGCTCGACGACGACGATGCGCTGCGCATCGAGCTCCGCGCGCGCTGCGACCGCGCGACGATCGTGAGCCTTGCCAGCCACGCGTACTGGAACCTGCGCGACGGCGGCGCGAGCCCGATCCTGGACCACGAGCTCTGGCTGGACGCGGACGCGTACCTGCCCGTGGACGCAGCGGGCATTCCGACCGGCGAGCTCCGCGGCGTGCGCGGAACGCCGTTCGACTTCACCCGTCCCACGCGGATCGGCGCGCAGATCGCTGCGGCGGAGCGGCTCGCGCTGCGCGGGGGCTACGACCATTGCTTCGCGCTTCGCGGCTCGGGCCTGCGCCGGGTCGCGCGGCTCCGCGATCCGTCGAGCGGCCGCGCGCTCGAGGTCGAGACGACACAGCCCGGTGTGCAGCTCTACACCGGGAACTTCCTCGACGGGACCCTGATCGGCCACGGGGGCGCCGTCTACCGGCGCCACCACGGCCTCTGCCTCGAGACGCAAGCCTACCCGGACGCGCCCAACCACCCTTCGTTCCCGTCGGCGCGGCTCGACCCCGGCGCAGAGTACGCGCACACGACGATCTACCGTGTGACGGAGGCATAG
- a CDS encoding DUF1993 domain-containing protein produces MAIPLYDVSVASFLQVLGGVAGFLGKGLAHCQANHIDLKELVETRLHPDMLPFRFQVLSVVHHSKGAIEGVQAGVFKPPSGPMNQDYSELQKLVADARDALQKLSREAVDALQGKDVTFQMGDFKMPFTAEGFLMSFSIPNLHFHATTAYDILRMKGVPLGKRDYMGALRLKT; encoded by the coding sequence ATGGCCATCCCCCTGTACGACGTAAGCGTCGCTTCGTTCCTGCAAGTGCTCGGCGGCGTCGCGGGCTTCCTCGGCAAAGGGCTCGCGCACTGCCAGGCGAACCACATCGACCTGAAGGAGCTCGTCGAGACGCGGCTCCATCCGGACATGCTGCCGTTCCGCTTCCAGGTCCTCTCGGTGGTGCACCACTCGAAGGGCGCCATCGAGGGAGTGCAGGCCGGCGTGTTCAAGCCGCCGTCGGGTCCGATGAACCAGGACTACTCCGAGCTGCAGAAGCTCGTCGCCGACGCGCGCGACGCGCTGCAGAAGCTCTCGCGCGAGGCGGTCGACGCGTTGCAGGGCAAGGACGTCACGTTCCAGATGGGCGACTTCAAGATGCCCTTCACGGCGGAGGGCTTCCTGATGTCGTTCTCGATTCCGAACCTGCACTTCCACGCCACCACGGCCTACGACATCCTGCGCATGAAGGGCGTGCCGCTCGGCAAGCGCGACTACATGGGCGCGCTGCGGCTCAAGACCTGA
- a CDS encoding SH3 domain-containing protein, producing MTRSRIVLVLAFSGAVLAGCAGKKAEQAQPTAAAAQPSTPVVEVTASTLNIRATASPTGAVVGALKRGERANAPQAASGGWLYVETDAGAKGYVASQYVRAVEAPAAAPPAAAPAAAAPAPAPSAPAKAEKSAKAPAKPAPPGSKLAKVTNGMSEAQVIEILGAPTSQQNYMTGKAWIPYYYGSDTSRLDYRYKGVGIVVFSRSRYSGGTKVIRVDYDPSEDGLP from the coding sequence ATGACACGTTCTCGGATCGTTCTCGTGCTCGCATTTTCGGGTGCCGTGCTGGCGGGCTGCGCGGGGAAGAAGGCGGAGCAGGCTCAGCCGACGGCGGCCGCGGCGCAGCCGAGCACGCCGGTCGTCGAGGTGACGGCGTCGACGCTGAACATCCGCGCGACGGCGAGCCCGACCGGCGCCGTGGTCGGCGCGCTGAAGCGCGGTGAGCGCGCAAACGCGCCGCAAGCGGCGTCGGGCGGCTGGCTCTACGTCGAGACCGACGCAGGAGCGAAGGGGTACGTCGCTTCCCAGTACGTTCGCGCGGTCGAGGCGCCCGCAGCCGCACCGCCCGCAGCTGCGCCGGCCGCAGCCGCGCCGGCGCCGGCCCCGAGCGCGCCAGCGAAGGCGGAGAAGAGCGCGAAGGCTCCCGCGAAGCCCGCGCCTCCCGGCAGCAAGCTCGCCAAGGTCACCAACGGGATGAGCGAGGCTCAGGTGATCGAGATCCTCGGCGCGCCGACGAGCCAGCAGAACTACATGACCGGCAAGGCGTGGATCCCCTACTACTACGGCTCCGACACCTCGCGCCTGGACTACCGCTACAAGGGCGTCGGCATCGTGGTCTTCAGCCGCAGCCGCTACTCGGGCGGCACGAAGGTGATCCGCGTCGACTACGACCCGAGCGAGGACGGCCTGCCGTAG
- a CDS encoding aldo/keto reductase, translating into MPESELHPGRATPEGTRRFASRFPGLPGNFRKPDRLTLSSLGLGTKPGAPGGVDDLLYRSALPRLLEGGVNVFDTSISYRQMTSERALGRALRRAFAEKIAAREEVFVISKCGYLSVDAESVIEGRRYLITTYVDTGIVDPNDVVNGVHVLRPAFVADQIERSRRNLGLETIDLYLLEDPELELAARGPTLFKDQLARLFEALESAVARGAIAAYGLSTWHGLLLPYWERGHLSILDVFQTAIDVGGPDHHLRGIALPYNVALGEAKGLESQFGPDSHAASLFDTLRDTGTAVFGAQPLVQGRATRGLPPFFRQAFPGLSSDAQRCLQFARSTPGLTTALCAMRGPEHVDENLALLAHSPAEPALIEALFAAARRRDGATR; encoded by the coding sequence ATGCCCGAGTCCGAGCTCCACCCGGGCCGCGCCACGCCCGAGGGCACGCGGCGCTTCGCCTCGCGCTTCCCCGGCCTGCCCGGGAACTTCCGCAAGCCCGATCGTCTCACGCTCTCCTCGCTCGGACTGGGCACGAAGCCCGGCGCGCCCGGCGGCGTCGACGATCTGCTCTACCGCTCGGCGCTGCCGCGGCTGCTCGAGGGCGGCGTGAACGTCTTCGACACCTCCATCTCGTACCGCCAGATGACCAGCGAACGGGCGCTCGGCCGCGCGCTGCGCCGGGCGTTTGCCGAGAAGATCGCGGCGCGCGAGGAGGTCTTCGTGATCTCGAAGTGCGGCTATCTCTCGGTGGACGCGGAGAGCGTGATCGAGGGCCGGCGCTACCTGATCACGACCTACGTCGACACGGGGATCGTCGACCCGAACGACGTCGTGAACGGCGTGCACGTGCTGCGCCCGGCCTTCGTCGCGGACCAGATCGAGCGCAGCCGGCGCAACCTGGGCCTCGAGACGATCGACCTGTATCTGCTCGAGGATCCCGAGCTCGAGCTCGCGGCGCGCGGACCGACGCTGTTCAAGGACCAGCTCGCGCGGCTCTTCGAGGCGCTCGAATCCGCGGTCGCGCGCGGCGCGATCGCCGCGTACGGGCTCTCGACCTGGCACGGGCTGCTGCTCCCGTACTGGGAGCGAGGCCACCTCTCGATCCTCGACGTGTTCCAGACCGCGATCGACGTGGGCGGGCCCGACCACCACCTGCGCGGGATCGCGCTTCCCTACAACGTGGCGCTCGGCGAGGCGAAGGGGCTCGAGTCGCAGTTCGGCCCGGATTCGCACGCGGCCTCGCTCTTCGACACGCTTCGCGACACGGGCACCGCCGTCTTCGGCGCGCAGCCGCTGGTGCAGGGGCGCGCGACGCGCGGGCTGCCGCCGTTCTTCCGCCAGGCGTTTCCCGGGCTCTCGAGCGACGCACAGCGGTGTCTGCAGTTCGCGCGCAGCACGCCGGGCCTCACCACTGCGCTCTGCGCCATGCGCGGGCCCGAGCACGTCGACGAGAACCTGGCGCTGCTCGCGCACTCGCCCGCCGAGCCCGCGCTGATCGAAGCGCTCTTCGCCGCCGCGCGAAGGCGCGACGGGGCGACGCGCTAG